Proteins co-encoded in one Brassica oleracea var. oleracea cultivar TO1000 chromosome C4, BOL, whole genome shotgun sequence genomic window:
- the LOC106342141 gene encoding cysteine proteinase RD21a isoform X1 has product MGSVKVTILLLAMMIGVSYAADMSIISYDEKHHITAENERSDAEVARIYEAWMEKHGKKAQSNGLVGEEKDQRFEIFKDNLRFIDEHNNKNLSYKLGLTRFADLTNEEYRSIYLGAKSKKRVLKTSDRYQPRVGDAIPDSVDWRKEGAVAAVKDQGSCGSCWAFSTIGAVEGINKIVTGDLISLSEQELVDCDTSYNQGCNGGLMDYAFEFIIKNGGIDTEEDYPYKAADGRCDQTRKNAKVVTIDAYEDVPENNEAALKKALANQPISVAIEAGGRAFQLYSSGVFDGICGTELDHGVVAVGYGTENGKDYWIVRNSWGGSWGESGYIKMARNIAEPTGKCGIAMEASYPIKKGQNPPNPGPSPPSPIKPPTQCDKYYSCPESNTCCCLFKYGKYCFGWGCCPLEAATCCDDNTSCCPHEYPVCNGDTCLMVSFLVILSWMIMFGKCLLISGNVLCYAEQEQSIQREGFEAYTRETFLGT; this is encoded by the exons ATGGGATCCGTAAAGGTAACTATCCTCCTCTTAGCAATGATGATCGGCGTTTCGTATGCCGCCGACATGTCGATCATCTCGTACGACGAGAAACACCACATCACCGCCGAGAACGAGCGGAGCGACGCCGAGGTTGCGAGAATTTACGAGGCCTGGATGGAGAAACACGGCAAGAAGGCGCAGAGCAACGGTCTTGTCGGTGAGGAGAAGGACCAGAGATTTGAGATCTTTAAAGACAATCTCAGATTCATTGACGAACACAACAACAAAAACCTCAGTTACAAACTCGGTCTAACCCGGTTCGCTGATCTAACCAACGAAGAGTACCGATCTATCTACCTCGGTGCGAAATCGAAGAAGAGAGTCCTCAAAACCAGCGATCGTTATCAGCCGCGTGTTGGTGACGCGATACCTGATTCAGTTGACTGGAGAAAAGAAGGTGCCGTCGCCGCCGTTAAAGATCAGGGAAGCTGCG GGAGTTGTTGGGCATTTTCAACCATTGGAGCGGTGGAAGGAATAAACAAGATCGTGACAGGAGACTTAATCTCTTTGTCTGAACAAGAACTTGTTGACTGTGACACATCTTACAACCAGGGTTGTAATGGAGGTTTGATGGATTATGCGTTTGAATTCATCATCAAAAACGGTGGTATTGATACCGAAGAGGATTATCCATACAAAGCTGCTGACGGTCGTTGTGATCAGACCAGG AAAAACGCAAAGGTTGTCACAATTGATGCCTATGAGGATGTGCCTGAGAACAACGAGGCTGCGCTCAAGAAAGCTTTGGCTAACCAGCCTATTAGTGTCGCCATCGAAGCTGGGGGTCGGGCATTCCAGCTCTATTCTTCG GGTGTATTTGATGGAATATGTGGAACAGAGCTAGACCATGGAGTTGTAGCTGTGGGTTACGGAACTGAGAACGGAAAGGACTACTGGATTGTGAGAAACTCATGGGGAGGAAGCTGGGGAGAGAGCGGATACATAAAGATGGCACGTAACATTGCTGAGCCAACAGGAAAGTGTGGAATCGCCATGGAGGCTTCATACCCGATCAAGAAAGGTCAGAACCCACCAAACCCTGGACCATCACCACCATCTCCCATTAAGCCACCGACCCAGTGTGACAAGTACTACTCTTGCCCCGAGAGCAACACTTGTTGTTGTCTCTTCAAGTACGGTAAGTACTGCTTCGGTTGGGGATGTTGCCCTCTCGAAGCTGCTACTTGCTGCGATGATAACACTAGCTGCTGTCCTCATGAGTACCCGGTTTGCAATGGCGATACCTGTTTGATGGTGAGTTTCTTGGTAATTTTGAGTTGGATGATAATGTTTGGAAAATGTTTACTGATTTCTGGAAATGTTTTGTGTTATGCAGAGCAAGAACAGTCCATTCAGCGTGAAGGCTTTGAAGCGTACACCCGCGAAACCTTTCTGGGCACATAG
- the LOC106342141 gene encoding cysteine proteinase RD21a isoform X2: MGSVKVTILLLAMMIGVSYAADMSIISYDEKHHITAENERSDAEVARIYEAWMEKHGKKAQSNGLVGEEKDQRFEIFKDNLRFIDEHNNKNLSYKLGLTRFADLTNEEYRSIYLGAKSKKRVLKTSDRYQPRVGDAIPDSVDWRKEGAVAAVKDQGSCGSCWAFSTIGAVEGINKIVTGDLISLSEQELVDCDTSYNQGCNGGLMDYAFEFIIKNGGIDTEEDYPYKAADGRCDQTRKNAKVVTIDAYEDVPENNEAALKKALANQPISVAIEAGGRAFQLYSSGVFDGICGTELDHGVVAVGYGTENGKDYWIVRNSWGGSWGESGYIKMARNIAEPTGKCGIAMEASYPIKKGQNPPNPGPSPPSPIKPPTQCDKYYSCPESNTCCCLFKYGKYCFGWGCCPLEAATCCDDNTSCCPHEYPVCNGDTCLMSKNSPFSVKALKRTPAKPFWAHSRKNIA; this comes from the exons ATGGGATCCGTAAAGGTAACTATCCTCCTCTTAGCAATGATGATCGGCGTTTCGTATGCCGCCGACATGTCGATCATCTCGTACGACGAGAAACACCACATCACCGCCGAGAACGAGCGGAGCGACGCCGAGGTTGCGAGAATTTACGAGGCCTGGATGGAGAAACACGGCAAGAAGGCGCAGAGCAACGGTCTTGTCGGTGAGGAGAAGGACCAGAGATTTGAGATCTTTAAAGACAATCTCAGATTCATTGACGAACACAACAACAAAAACCTCAGTTACAAACTCGGTCTAACCCGGTTCGCTGATCTAACCAACGAAGAGTACCGATCTATCTACCTCGGTGCGAAATCGAAGAAGAGAGTCCTCAAAACCAGCGATCGTTATCAGCCGCGTGTTGGTGACGCGATACCTGATTCAGTTGACTGGAGAAAAGAAGGTGCCGTCGCCGCCGTTAAAGATCAGGGAAGCTGCG GGAGTTGTTGGGCATTTTCAACCATTGGAGCGGTGGAAGGAATAAACAAGATCGTGACAGGAGACTTAATCTCTTTGTCTGAACAAGAACTTGTTGACTGTGACACATCTTACAACCAGGGTTGTAATGGAGGTTTGATGGATTATGCGTTTGAATTCATCATCAAAAACGGTGGTATTGATACCGAAGAGGATTATCCATACAAAGCTGCTGACGGTCGTTGTGATCAGACCAGG AAAAACGCAAAGGTTGTCACAATTGATGCCTATGAGGATGTGCCTGAGAACAACGAGGCTGCGCTCAAGAAAGCTTTGGCTAACCAGCCTATTAGTGTCGCCATCGAAGCTGGGGGTCGGGCATTCCAGCTCTATTCTTCG GGTGTATTTGATGGAATATGTGGAACAGAGCTAGACCATGGAGTTGTAGCTGTGGGTTACGGAACTGAGAACGGAAAGGACTACTGGATTGTGAGAAACTCATGGGGAGGAAGCTGGGGAGAGAGCGGATACATAAAGATGGCACGTAACATTGCTGAGCCAACAGGAAAGTGTGGAATCGCCATGGAGGCTTCATACCCGATCAAGAAAGGTCAGAACCCACCAAACCCTGGACCATCACCACCATCTCCCATTAAGCCACCGACCCAGTGTGACAAGTACTACTCTTGCCCCGAGAGCAACACTTGTTGTTGTCTCTTCAAGTACGGTAAGTACTGCTTCGGTTGGGGATGTTGCCCTCTCGAAGCTGCTACTTGCTGCGATGATAACACTAGCTGCTGTCCTCATGAGTACCCGGTTTGCAATGGCGATACCTGTTTGATG AGCAAGAACAGTCCATTCAGCGTGAAGGCTTTGAAGCGTACACCCGCGAAACCTTTCTGGGCACATAGCAGAAAGAACATTGCTTAA